A genomic region of Deinococcus sp. KSM4-11 contains the following coding sequences:
- a CDS encoding GNAT family N-acetyltransferase, whose amino-acid sequence MITPSTSGDNLSIRAATRKDVPDILEIYNHAVLHTTASYDLEPVSLESRLAWFDHKVEAGWPVIVAQQGEDVTGWATYGPFREKPGYRFTAEHSVYVRDDCRGQGQGRALLLTLIDDACARGLHTLIGGVDADNTGSLAFHERLGFERVAHFRQVGHKFGRWLDLVFLQLDLGNRTPHG is encoded by the coding sequence ATGATCACGCCCAGCACCTCCGGCGATAATCTGTCCATCCGTGCGGCCACCCGTAAGGACGTGCCCGACATCCTGGAGATCTACAACCATGCGGTATTGCATACCACTGCCTCCTACGACTTGGAACCCGTGAGCCTGGAGTCCCGGCTGGCATGGTTCGATCACAAGGTTGAGGCTGGCTGGCCCGTCATCGTCGCGCAGCAGGGTGAGGACGTGACGGGCTGGGCCACCTACGGCCCGTTCCGTGAGAAGCCCGGCTACCGCTTCACCGCCGAACATTCCGTGTATGTCCGCGACGACTGCCGGGGCCAGGGCCAGGGTCGCGCGCTGCTGCTCACGCTGATCGACGATGCTTGCGCCCGCGGCCTGCATACCCTGATCGGCGGGGTGGATGCCGACAACACCGGCAGTCTCGCCTTCCACGAGCGGCTGGGATTCGAGCGGGTCGCGCACTTCCGTCAGGTCGGGCACAAGTTCGGCCGCTGGCTGGATCTGGTGTTCCTGCAACTCGACCTGGGGAACCGCACGCCACACGGCTGA
- the miaA gene encoding tRNA (adenosine(37)-N6)-dimethylallyltransferase MiaA yields MPPVPRIPILTAPTASGKSALAVAAALAGGPRVEIIAADAFTVYRGLDVGTAKPSPDERQGVPHHLLDVVEVTEPYDVARFVADAERMIAEILRRDGIPLVVGGTGFYLRALIRGLPSTPPSDPEVRAAVEADLATVGLDALLAQIAAVDPAEERRMERNPRRVVRALELLRSTGRLPGHFPLHPPAFAYEVVAFARPVEEAAERIGQRTRAMLRGGWPEEAAWLAARVDPEGLPQPTVWQALGYREALAVQRGTRRLEEAEASISLATRQYVKRQATFLRTQLGAALETPEDAARQLHSLLV; encoded by the coding sequence ATGCCGCCTGTGCCGCGTATTCCCATCCTGACCGCGCCGACTGCCTCGGGCAAGAGCGCTCTGGCCGTGGCGGCTGCCCTGGCAGGTGGGCCGAGGGTCGAGATCATCGCCGCTGACGCATTCACCGTGTACCGGGGGCTGGACGTCGGGACGGCCAAGCCCAGTCCGGACGAGCGCCAGGGCGTGCCCCATCACCTGTTGGACGTGGTCGAGGTGACCGAGCCCTACGACGTGGCGCGGTTCGTGGCCGATGCCGAACGCATGATCGCCGAGATTCTGCGGCGGGACGGAATTCCGCTGGTGGTGGGCGGAACGGGCTTCTACCTGCGGGCGCTGATTCGCGGGCTGCCCTCGACGCCACCGTCCGACCCGGAGGTGCGGGCTGCCGTCGAGGCCGACCTTGCCACGGTGGGGCTCGACGCCCTGCTCGCCCAGATCGCGGCGGTCGATCCCGCCGAGGAACGGCGGATGGAACGCAATCCACGCCGCGTTGTCCGGGCGCTGGAGCTGCTGCGGAGCACCGGCCGGCTGCCCGGCCACTTCCCGCTGCATCCACCCGCGTTCGCCTATGAGGTCGTGGCCTTCGCCCGTCCTGTCGAGGAGGCGGCAGAACGGATCGGGCAGCGCACCCGCGCCATGCTGCGTGGCGGGTGGCCCGAAGAGGCCGCGTGGCTGGCGGCCAGGGTCGATCCTGAGGGCCTGCCACAGCCCACCGTGTGGCAGGCCCTCGGGTACCGCGAGGCCCTGGCGGTGCAGCGCGGCACACGCCGCCTGGAAGAGGCCGAGGCGAGCATCTCGCTGGCCACCCGCCAGTATGTGAAACGGCAGGCGACCTTCCTCCGCACGCAGCTTGGCGCCGCCCTGGAGACTCCGGAGGACGCCGCGCGGCAGCTGCACTCACTGTTGGTCTAG
- the glgC gene encoding glucose-1-phosphate adenylyltransferase, translating into MKPRVLGMILAGGQGSRLAPLTQKRSKPAVPFGSKYRIIDFAINNFINSGIFSIYVLTQYKAQSLTEHIQRGWRFGTFLSDYFITLVPAQMYRFEELGPVWYRGTADAVYQNLHLIDNHDSDYVAIFSGDHIYKMNVEHMLQHHIDTRADLTIAAYPMPQSEAHQFGIMHVDERWKVTDFLEKPKDPPSIPGQPGMSLTSMGNYIFSRRALEELLETNMAGGEEGFDFGGDVIPRALADGYTVQAYDYHRNPVPGQTGPNTYWRDVGTLDAYYAANMDLVSVNPEFDLYNPEWVLRTSSEFSPPAKFVHETEGRKGQAFNTIMAGGTIISGGTVRDSVLGRAVRTHSYSLVESSVLFDDVEVGRNSHIKNAIIDKNVTIPPGTKIGQNVDEDRARGFTITDKGVVVVPKSYSF; encoded by the coding sequence ATGAAACCACGTGTCCTGGGCATGATTCTCGCGGGCGGGCAGGGCTCACGGCTCGCGCCGCTGACGCAGAAGCGCAGCAAGCCGGCCGTCCCGTTCGGCAGCAAGTACCGCATCATCGACTTCGCCATCAACAACTTCATCAACTCGGGCATCTTTTCCATCTACGTGCTCACGCAGTACAAGGCCCAGAGCCTCACCGAGCACATCCAGCGTGGCTGGCGCTTCGGCACCTTCCTCAGCGACTACTTCATCACGCTGGTGCCCGCCCAGATGTACCGCTTCGAGGAACTCGGCCCGGTCTGGTACCGCGGCACCGCCGATGCCGTGTACCAGAACCTGCACCTGATCGACAACCACGACTCGGACTATGTGGCGATTTTCAGCGGCGACCACATCTACAAGATGAACGTCGAGCACATGCTGCAGCACCACATTGACACGCGCGCCGACCTGACCATTGCCGCATACCCCATGCCGCAGTCGGAGGCGCACCAGTTCGGGATCATGCACGTCGATGAACGCTGGAAGGTCACGGACTTTCTGGAGAAGCCCAAGGATCCGCCCAGCATTCCGGGGCAGCCCGGCATGAGCCTGACCAGCATGGGCAACTACATCTTCTCGCGCCGCGCCCTGGAGGAACTGCTCGAGACGAACATGGCGGGCGGCGAGGAAGGCTTCGATTTCGGCGGCGACGTAATTCCCCGCGCCCTGGCCGATGGTTACACCGTCCAGGCCTACGATTACCATCGCAACCCGGTGCCGGGCCAGACCGGGCCTAACACCTACTGGCGCGACGTAGGAACGCTGGACGCCTATTACGCGGCGAACATGGATCTGGTGAGCGTGAACCCCGAGTTCGACCTGTACAACCCGGAATGGGTGCTGCGCACCAGCAGCGAGTTCAGCCCACCCGCCAAGTTCGTGCACGAGACCGAGGGCCGCAAGGGCCAGGCGTTCAACACCATCATGGCCGGGGGCACCATCATCAGCGGGGGCACGGTGCGCGATTCGGTGCTGGGCCGCGCCGTGCGGACCCATTCGTACTCGCTGGTCGAGAGCAGCGTGCTGTTCGACGACGTGGAGGTCGGACGCAACTCGCACATCAAGAACGCCATCATCGACAAGAACGTCACCATTCCGCCCGGCACGAAGATCGGCCAGAACGTCGACGAGGATCGCGCCCGTGGCTTCACCATCACCGACAAGGGCGTCGTGGTCGTGCCGAAGAGCTACTCCTTCTGA
- a CDS encoding integrase repeat-containing protein: protein MSPKFLALDEASQAARQAGFTTFASYRKGYARVPGLPSNPQVHYPNWPGWPEFLGTHRRREGPFVPLDTFIETVRRLGIATSTEYVRRFREAPGLPGNPSEYYPDWPGWRSAFGTGPNRRFTSAHARLSYGEASALAQTQGWTTSRAYYAASAAHPGLPAWPQKTYRDEWLGWPAFLGTSTRRGRKRAPTQPPSSD, encoded by the coding sequence ATGTCCCCGAAGTTCCTCGCTCTGGACGAGGCGTCCCAGGCGGCACGTCAGGCTGGCTTTACCACCTTCGCGAGCTACCGGAAAGGGTACGCACGCGTGCCCGGTCTTCCCAGCAATCCGCAGGTGCATTACCCGAACTGGCCCGGTTGGCCCGAATTCCTCGGCACCCACCGCCGCCGCGAAGGACCTTTCGTGCCGCTGGACACGTTCATCGAGACGGTGCGCCGCCTAGGAATCGCCACCTCCACGGAGTACGTGAGACGATTCCGGGAAGCCCCTGGTCTGCCGGGGAATCCCAGTGAGTACTACCCGGACTGGCCGGGCTGGCGCAGTGCCTTCGGCACCGGCCCGAACCGACGGTTCACCTCAGCCCACGCGCGCCTCTCTTACGGCGAGGCATCTGCTCTTGCCCAGACGCAGGGGTGGACGACCTCGCGGGCCTACTACGCTGCTTCTGCAGCGCATCCCGGCCTGCCCGCCTGGCCCCAGAAGACCTACCGTGACGAGTGGCTGGGCTGGCCAGCATTCCTCGGCACGTCAACCCGGAGAGGGCGAAAACGTGCCCCAACACAGCCGCCCTCGTCGGATTGA
- the typA gene encoding translational GTPase TypA encodes MEYRNIAIIAHVDHGKTTLVDALLRQTLELKHGEEITERAMDSNDLEKERGITILAKNTAVEYHGIKINIVDTPGHADFGGEVERVLGMVNGCLVLVDAAEGPMPQTRFVLRKAIELGLKPIVVINKIDRNDARPEEVVNLTFDLMAELGANDDQLDFPILYAVAREGKAYKDLDKPQDDMHELFDMVLEHIPAPPVDLEAPFQMLVTNLDYNEYLGRIVLGRIQRGTVKKGDFVQLIHKDGTMTKSRVVQPFTHMGLRRIEVDQVSAGDIVAMAGIEDAQIGETVADLADPEALPIITVDEPTVSMIFQPNTSPFAGKDGKYVTSRHLNDRLKREVMTNVSLKVEEIRPDEFKVSGRGELHLSILLETMRREGYEVQVGAPQVIIRDIDGEKHEPIEHLVLDMPENLSSAVIGVLGSRKGQMVNMEPMGSRVRVEFKIPSRALFGFRTQFLTMTQGEGIMSHIFDGYAPWAGEIKSRQNGSLVSMEDGPAFAYSIWKLQDRGNFFIDAGAEVYIGMIVGENAREQDMNVNVCKNKKLTNVRSSGADDALTLIPPRKLSLEDALEYISEDELVELTPHSIRLRKKILNPSFRK; translated from the coding sequence ATGGAATACCGGAACATCGCCATCATTGCACACGTCGACCACGGCAAGACCACCCTGGTGGACGCCCTGCTGCGCCAGACCCTCGAACTCAAGCACGGTGAGGAAATCACCGAACGCGCCATGGACAGCAACGATCTCGAAAAGGAACGCGGCATCACCATCCTCGCGAAGAACACGGCCGTGGAGTACCACGGCATCAAGATCAACATCGTCGACACGCCCGGCCACGCGGACTTCGGCGGCGAGGTCGAGCGCGTGCTGGGCATGGTGAACGGCTGTCTGGTGCTGGTGGACGCGGCCGAGGGCCCCATGCCCCAGACGCGCTTCGTGCTGCGCAAGGCCATTGAACTGGGCCTCAAACCCATCGTGGTCATCAACAAGATCGACCGCAACGATGCCCGCCCGGAAGAAGTCGTGAACCTCACCTTCGACCTGATGGCCGAACTCGGTGCGAACGACGACCAGCTTGACTTCCCGATCCTGTACGCCGTTGCCCGCGAAGGCAAGGCGTACAAGGATCTCGACAAGCCCCAGGACGACATGCACGAGCTGTTCGACATGGTGCTGGAGCACATTCCTGCCCCGCCCGTCGACCTGGAAGCCCCCTTCCAGATGCTCGTCACGAACCTCGATTACAACGAGTACCTGGGCCGCATCGTGCTGGGCCGCATCCAGCGCGGCACGGTGAAGAAGGGCGACTTCGTGCAGCTGATCCACAAGGACGGCACCATGACCAAGTCCCGCGTGGTGCAGCCCTTCACGCACATGGGTCTGCGGCGGATCGAGGTCGATCAGGTCAGTGCCGGCGACATCGTCGCCATGGCCGGCATCGAAGACGCGCAGATCGGGGAGACCGTCGCCGACCTGGCCGATCCCGAGGCCCTGCCCATCATCACCGTGGACGAACCCACCGTGAGCATGATCTTCCAGCCGAACACCAGCCCGTTCGCGGGCAAGGACGGCAAGTACGTCACGTCCCGCCACCTGAACGACCGCCTGAAGCGCGAGGTCATGACCAACGTGTCGCTGAAGGTCGAGGAAATCCGCCCCGACGAGTTCAAGGTCTCCGGACGCGGAGAACTCCACCTCTCGATCCTGCTGGAGACCATGCGCCGTGAGGGCTACGAGGTGCAGGTCGGTGCGCCGCAGGTCATCATCCGCGACATCGACGGCGAGAAGCACGAGCCCATCGAGCACCTGGTGCTGGACATGCCCGAGAACCTGTCGAGCGCCGTGATCGGCGTGCTGGGCAGCCGCAAGGGCCAGATGGTGAACATGGAACCCATGGGCAGCCGCGTGCGCGTGGAATTCAAGATTCCCAGCCGCGCCCTGTTCGGCTTCCGCACCCAGTTCCTGACCATGACGCAGGGCGAAGGCATCATGAGCCATATCTTCGACGGGTACGCTCCGTGGGCCGGCGAGATCAAGAGCCGCCAGAACGGCTCGCTGGTCAGCATGGAAGACGGTCCCGCCTTCGCCTACTCGATCTGGAAACTCCAGGATCGCGGCAACTTCTTCATCGATGCGGGTGCGGAAGTGTACATCGGCATGATCGTCGGGGAGAACGCCCGCGAGCAGGACATGAACGTGAACGTCTGCAAGAACAAGAAGCTCACGAACGTCCGCTCCAGCGGCGCCGATGACGCCCTGACGCTGATCCCGCCGCGTAAGCTGAGCCTGGAAGACGCCCTGGAGTACATCAGCGAGGATGAACTGGTGGAACTCACGCCGCACAGCATTCGACTGCGCAAAAAGATCCTGAACCCCAGCTTCCGCAAGTAA
- a CDS encoding TerC family protein produces MADFLHVLSTPAGWVGILSLTLLELVLGIDNIVFITLLASRLPTGQQALARTLGLALAVITRVGLLTGISWLTRLSEPLFSVLGHDVSVHDIVLVAGGLFLMVKSTQELSRMAADPLGTQQTQVQEASLLGVIVQIPLVDIVFSLDSVVTAIGVSGVLPVMISAVILAVVIMIIASGPISRYLDSHPPLKLLAAAFLLLVGSNLVGEAFGVGVPSGYLYFTMLFAGIVMLFTVRAARTVRAQYVEQARAEAHKENAPYGDG; encoded by the coding sequence ATGGCCGACTTCCTGCACGTGCTGAGCACCCCGGCCGGGTGGGTCGGCATCCTGAGCCTCACGCTGCTGGAACTCGTGCTGGGCATTGACAACATCGTGTTCATCACGCTGCTGGCGTCGCGTCTGCCGACGGGTCAACAGGCCCTGGCCCGCACGCTCGGCCTGGCCCTGGCCGTGATCACGCGGGTGGGGCTGCTGACCGGGATCTCGTGGCTGACCCGGCTGTCCGAGCCGCTGTTCAGCGTCTTGGGGCACGACGTGAGCGTGCACGACATCGTCCTGGTCGCGGGCGGCCTGTTCCTGATGGTCAAGAGCACACAGGAACTGTCGCGCATGGCGGCCGACCCGCTGGGAACGCAGCAGACGCAGGTGCAGGAGGCGTCGCTGCTGGGCGTGATCGTGCAGATTCCGCTGGTCGACATCGTGTTCAGTCTGGATTCGGTGGTCACGGCCATCGGCGTGAGCGGGGTGCTGCCGGTCATGATCTCGGCGGTGATCCTGGCCGTGGTCATCATGATTATCGCGAGCGGGCCGATCAGCCGCTACCTTGACTCGCACCCCCCGCTGAAACTGCTGGCGGCCGCGTTCCTGCTGCTGGTCGGCTCGAACCTCGTGGGCGAGGCCTTCGGGGTGGGTGTGCCGAGCGGCTACCTGTACTTCACGATGCTGTTCGCAGGCATCGTGATGCTGTTCACCGTGCGGGCGGCGCGGACGGTGCGGGCGCAGTACGTGGAGCAGGCGCGCGCCGAGGCCCACAAGGAGAACGCGCCGTACGGTGACGGGTAA
- a CDS encoding Hsp20/alpha crystallin family protein, whose product MNEPVLARLQQLMTLREEVETLGPGGPWIPTADWTDEDTHLALHLDVPGVGADSLELLEEGHSVTVAGERSALNRLLGGDRPAGTFRRTLTFPQEVIPQTGTAQLANGVLTVRFQKRHPTIDVHAEDLDSEG is encoded by the coding sequence ATGAACGAGCCGGTACTCGCCCGACTGCAACAGCTGATGACCCTGCGCGAGGAAGTGGAGACCCTGGGGCCGGGCGGCCCGTGGATCCCGACGGCCGACTGGACAGACGAGGATACCCACCTGGCCCTGCACCTGGACGTTCCCGGCGTGGGGGCCGACAGCCTGGAACTGCTGGAGGAGGGGCATTCGGTGACGGTGGCCGGGGAGCGTTCCGCCCTGAACCGTCTGCTGGGAGGCGACCGCCCCGCCGGCACCTTCCGGCGCACCCTCACCTTTCCCCAGGAGGTGATCCCGCAGACCGGAACGGCACAGCTGGCCAATGGCGTGCTGACCGTGCGGTTTCAGAAACGTCACCCGACCATCGACGTCCACGCCGAAGATCTGGACTCGGAAGGCTGA
- a CDS encoding SOS response-associated peptidase, producing MCGRADDNFGPIGWQTLSELFGPLRWSMEFMRDEVRPTHQLKFVRRAAGGFEAPYGRWGLVPHGMGLDEAKKFATFNARIESLHEKPMFKGAFHSQRCVIPLAGFWEWPTSAGVKTKVRIARKDSKPLLVAGLWNCVQTPDGPLESCTIITRPPTPDLIDVHDRMPALLLSKDIDVWLDGGPHEARGVALTSWQPRILQVTQA from the coding sequence ATGTGCGGGCGAGCAGACGACAACTTCGGCCCCATCGGCTGGCAGACGCTGAGCGAACTGTTTGGGCCGCTGCGCTGGTCGATGGAGTTCATGCGGGACGAGGTGCGGCCGACGCATCAACTCAAGTTCGTGCGCCGCGCTGCTGGGGGCTTTGAAGCTCCGTACGGGCGCTGGGGCCTGGTGCCGCATGGCATGGGGCTCGACGAGGCGAAGAAGTTCGCGACCTTCAACGCCCGGATTGAGAGCCTGCACGAGAAGCCTATGTTCAAGGGCGCGTTCCACTCGCAGCGCTGCGTGATCCCGTTGGCTGGGTTCTGGGAATGGCCGACCAGTGCGGGGGTGAAGACCAAGGTGCGGATCGCCCGGAAGGACAGCAAGCCACTGCTGGTCGCGGGCCTCTGGAACTGCGTTCAGACCCCGGACGGCCCGCTGGAATCCTGCACCATCATCACGCGACCGCCCACGCCGGATCTGATCGACGTGCACGACCGGATGCCAGCGCTGCTGCTGAGCAAGGACATCGATGTGTGGCTGGACGGTGGGCCGCATGAGGCCCGCGGCGTGGCCTTGACCAGCTGGCAGCCCCGCATTCTGCAGGTCACCCAAGCCTGA
- a CDS encoding methylmalonyl-CoA mutase family protein — translation MKSKNEWMQSVYSPAAQKFPERKYNYKNLSDMEPDPIYTADDLRDWDAARDLGYPGEFPFTRGVQPSVYRGKLWTMRMFAGFGSAEQTNGRFHALLRAGQTGLSTAFDLPTLMGYDSDHPFSKGEVGKCGVAVSSLADMEVLFQGIDPTAVTTSMTINSPANAIWAMYIANAQKQGKDLAQVGGTIQNDILKEFIAQKEFIYPPAPSVKLVIDTFEWGPKVVPRWNFISVSGYHIREAGATGVQELAFTLADGFHYVEKALERGLDIDEFAPRISFFWDIHNDFFEEIAKLRAARRIWARQMRDRYGAKNPKSWMLRTHSQTAGVSLPAQQPLNNIARVAIQALAAVLGGTQSLHTDAFDEALALPTEEAATIALRTQQIIAYETGVAGVVDPLAGSYYVEKLTDDIEAAAMGYIEQIRAMGGVEAGIDSGFFQLEMAEAAYRYQREVETSDRIVVGVNDFVQDAVQVPIQLIDPQVERIQDARLAQVRRERDPARSAAALAALRDTAVTGANSMPAFLECAHAYVTLGEQMDVLKGVYGIYTEPVLV, via the coding sequence ATGAAGTCCAAGAACGAGTGGATGCAGAGCGTCTATAGCCCCGCCGCGCAGAAGTTCCCGGAGCGGAAGTACAACTACAAGAACCTCTCGGACATGGAACCCGATCCGATCTACACGGCCGACGATCTGCGGGACTGGGACGCCGCGCGCGACCTGGGCTATCCCGGTGAATTTCCGTTCACGCGCGGCGTGCAGCCCAGCGTGTACCGGGGCAAGCTGTGGACGATGCGGATGTTCGCGGGCTTCGGCAGCGCCGAACAGACCAACGGTCGCTTCCACGCGCTGCTGCGGGCCGGGCAGACTGGCCTCTCGACCGCCTTCGACCTGCCCACCCTGATGGGCTACGACTCGGATCATCCTTTCAGCAAGGGTGAAGTTGGCAAGTGCGGCGTGGCCGTGTCGTCGCTGGCCGACATGGAGGTGCTGTTCCAGGGCATCGACCCGACCGCCGTGACGACGTCCATGACCATCAACTCTCCAGCGAACGCCATCTGGGCCATGTACATCGCCAACGCGCAGAAGCAGGGCAAGGATCTCGCGCAGGTCGGCGGCACCATCCAGAACGACATCCTCAAGGAATTCATCGCGCAGAAGGAGTTCATCTACCCGCCCGCGCCGAGCGTAAAACTGGTGATCGACACCTTCGAGTGGGGCCCGAAGGTGGTGCCGCGCTGGAATTTCATCTCGGTCAGCGGCTACCACATCCGCGAGGCCGGGGCGACCGGCGTGCAGGAACTCGCGTTTACCCTGGCCGACGGCTTCCATTACGTGGAGAAGGCGCTGGAGCGCGGCCTGGACATCGACGAGTTCGCACCGCGCATCTCCTTTTTCTGGGATATCCACAACGATTTCTTCGAGGAGATCGCCAAGCTCCGCGCCGCGCGCCGCATCTGGGCGCGGCAGATGCGTGACCGGTACGGCGCGAAGAACCCGAAATCCTGGATGCTCCGCACGCACTCCCAGACCGCCGGCGTGAGCCTGCCCGCCCAGCAGCCGCTGAACAACATCGCGCGGGTGGCCATCCAGGCGCTCGCAGCCGTGCTAGGCGGCACGCAGAGCCTGCATACCGACGCCTTCGACGAGGCGCTGGCTCTGCCGACCGAGGAGGCCGCGACCATCGCCCTGCGCACGCAGCAGATCATCGCCTACGAGACCGGCGTGGCCGGCGTCGTCGATCCGCTGGCCGGGAGCTACTACGTCGAGAAGCTCACGGACGACATCGAGGCCGCCGCGATGGGATACATCGAGCAGATCCGCGCGATGGGCGGCGTGGAGGCCGGTATCGACTCGGGCTTCTTTCAGCTGGAGATGGCCGAGGCCGCCTACCGCTACCAGCGCGAGGTGGAGACCTCAGACCGGATCGTCGTGGGCGTGAACGACTTCGTGCAGGACGCCGTGCAGGTACCCATCCAGCTCATCGACCCTCAGGTCGAGCGGATACAGGACGCGCGGCTGGCACAGGTTCGGCGGGAACGGGATCCGGCCCGCAGCGCGGCGGCCCTGGCCGCCCTGCGCGACACGGCCGTGACCGGCGCGAACTCGATGCCCGCCTTCCTGGAATGCGCCCACGCCTACGTGACACTGGGCGAACAGATGGATGTCCTCAAGGGCGTGTACGGCATCTACACCGAGCCCGTGCTGGTGTAA
- a CDS encoding AI-2E family transporter has product MSRPSASIQIINLQPVALTVIGVLLLLLFFSQVAPSLLAITLAIILATALNPLARWMERWMPRAVAGTVTVLLVVAVLAGLTYVAVPPIVKQLSGLNSGAPLDLGHIEQSVNRWLDRHPDVDKVVPDSAVGQLGQQAGALTKKLTGMLPSVLALVAGGLATALVTLVMVVFVLGNPVPLVNGVLGAVPPPHRLKATRALAQVLKQMGAWGRATLLIMVATGSITAAGFFVLGVKNWLVFGILAALGELVPTIGPIVATLPPVLFTLAEDPQKALLVLVFVLVFQQLEGFVLAPFPVGGAGQLHPLSVTVGVVLFGGVFGLTGAFLTVPFLIVIKALYQHFYLCDAPDIPDAVAMALISGVVEDQLDREGEVRAAALKAETEARDAELATQLERGELDLEAVLEPADTSAGPTQS; this is encoded by the coding sequence GTGAGTCGTCCTTCCGCGTCCATACAGATCATCAACCTCCAGCCGGTCGCCCTTACGGTCATCGGGGTGCTGCTGCTCCTGCTGTTCTTCAGCCAGGTCGCCCCCTCGCTGCTGGCCATCACGCTGGCGATCATCCTGGCCACCGCGCTCAATCCGCTGGCCCGCTGGATGGAGCGCTGGATGCCGCGCGCCGTGGCAGGCACGGTCACCGTGCTCCTGGTCGTGGCTGTCCTGGCGGGCCTGACCTATGTGGCGGTACCGCCCATCGTGAAGCAGCTCAGCGGCCTGAATTCCGGCGCGCCACTGGATCTGGGCCACATCGAACAGAGCGTGAACCGCTGGCTCGACCGCCATCCGGACGTGGACAAGGTCGTGCCCGACAGTGCGGTCGGGCAACTCGGCCAGCAGGCAGGCGCGTTGACGAAGAAGCTTACGGGCATGCTGCCCAGCGTTCTCGCGCTGGTTGCCGGAGGTCTGGCGACCGCACTGGTGACCCTGGTCATGGTGGTCTTCGTGCTGGGCAACCCAGTGCCGCTGGTGAACGGTGTCCTGGGCGCCGTGCCGCCCCCCCACCGGCTGAAGGCCACGCGGGCGCTCGCGCAGGTGCTCAAGCAGATGGGCGCGTGGGGCCGCGCCACGCTGCTAATCATGGTCGCCACCGGCTCGATCACCGCCGCCGGCTTTTTCGTGCTGGGCGTGAAGAACTGGCTGGTGTTCGGCATCCTCGCGGCGCTGGGTGAACTCGTGCCAACCATCGGGCCGATCGTGGCCACGCTGCCCCCGGTGCTGTTCACGCTGGCCGAAGATCCGCAGAAGGCGCTGCTGGTGCTGGTCTTCGTACTGGTGTTCCAGCAACTCGAGGGCTTTGTGCTCGCGCCGTTCCCGGTGGGCGGAGCAGGACAGTTGCATCCGCTGTCGGTCACGGTGGGCGTCGTACTGTTCGGTGGCGTGTTCGGCCTCACAGGCGCTTTCCTCACCGTTCCCTTCCTGATCGTCATCAAGGCCCTGTACCAGCACTTTTACCTGTGCGACGCCCCGGATATTCCCGACGCGGTCGCCATGGCCCTGATCAGCGGCGTGGTCGAGGATCAGCTCGACCGGGAGGGCGAGGTCAGGGCCGCCGCCCTCAAGGCCGAAACCGAGGCGCGGGACGCTGAACTGGCCACTCAGCTCGAACGCGGTGAACTCGACCTCGAGGCTGTCCTCGAACCTGCCGACACCTCCGCCGGGCCGACACAGAGCTGA
- a CDS encoding prepilin-type N-terminal cleavage/methylation domain-containing protein, with product MRANGFTLVELLIVSVLATLILLVASQFLQSTNKVSTASVTTSGGINHVQQGANVVADDVRRALYIVAPGATPYLSTLAVGAPTTGSPAVTKAGADVLALYAGKSVGTRCTGATENYEYVVYYLTTRSNVTTGSEWSTVATDGLNTNQKVLMQFSACVNVLDPAAAVTTQETLRVVSDYLGAGSFTYTASSTMKYRRVTLTLTPQQNIVGQTVAANPVTTIATARNIY from the coding sequence ATGAGAGCCAATGGGTTTACCCTGGTCGAGCTGTTGATCGTGTCGGTGCTCGCCACGTTGATTCTGCTGGTCGCGTCGCAATTCCTGCAAAGCACCAACAAGGTCTCCACCGCGTCAGTGACGACGTCTGGCGGTATCAACCACGTTCAGCAAGGGGCGAACGTGGTCGCGGACGACGTGCGCCGCGCCCTGTACATTGTCGCTCCAGGCGCGACGCCTTACCTGTCCACGCTGGCGGTTGGTGCACCGACCACTGGATCTCCGGCCGTGACCAAAGCAGGAGCAGACGTGCTCGCGCTCTATGCCGGCAAATCTGTTGGAACCCGCTGCACTGGCGCCACAGAAAATTACGAGTACGTGGTGTATTACCTCACGACCCGCAGCAACGTCACCACCGGATCCGAATGGTCGACCGTCGCTACCGACGGCCTCAATACGAACCAAAAGGTGCTAATGCAGTTCAGCGCATGTGTGAACGTGCTGGATCCGGCGGCAGCCGTGACCACCCAGGAAACGCTCCGGGTGGTGAGTGATTACCTCGGCGCAGGATCATTCACCTATACCGCATCCAGCACGATGAAATACCGGCGGGTGACCCTGACCCTGACGCCACAGCAGAATATTGTCGGTCAGACGGTGGCGGCCAACCCCGTCACGACCATCGCGACCGCCCGCAACATCTATTGA